The DNA sequence CCAGGACACGTTGCTGGCGATGTCGTGGAGGGCGTCGATGCGCTCTGGCAGATAGGGTGGTGTGATCGCAGACCGTCTCATAGACCTTAGCAAATAACCGGGGCGGCCCGATCTCGCCAGCGCCGCGCTCGCGCGGCCGGCTCGCAGCCGTCGCGCATCTCCTTGACGGACAACGGAATCCCGACTAGACGGAGCGGAGAGCGCGTCGGGCGCCGCCCCCGGCTAGCTTGCTTCGGCTCCGAGCTCCCGCAGCGCACCGCCCACGTAGCGCCGCACCATCTTCTTCCGCCAGGCGTACGCCAGGTCCGTGTTGTCGAGCGGAGTCGCGTGACCCGCGGCGGCCGCGGCCACGCCCTCGATCGCGTCGTCGGACAGCCGACCGCCCACGAGGGCCGCCGACTCCGGCACCAGCACCGGCCGCGACGCGACGGCGCCCAGGACCACCCGCGCCTCGGCCACCTCCCCCGCGCTCCCGAACCGCACGGCGGCCGCCACCGAGAGCACCGGGAAGTCGAACGAGCCGCGCCGCCGCAGCTTCCAGTAGGTGCTGCGCCACCCCGGCTCCGCCGGAGCGAGGCGGACCGCGGTGAGGATCTCGTCCGGACGCCTGGTCAGGTAGGCCATCCCGTCGTTGGCGTACAGCTCGCTCAGCGCGATCTCCCGCTCGCCCTCCGCCGAGACGAGGGTGACCCGCGCGCCGAGGGCGATCAAAGCCGGCGCGGTGTCGGTCGAGGAAACCGCCCAGCAACGGGGGCTCGACGTGGCCACCCAGCAGATCGCGTCGCCGGTGGGCGAGCTGCAGGCGTGGCCGCCGGTCGCGCCCGGCGCCTTCATGCAGAAGTTGATGGCCTGCCGCCACTCGTGGCTCTGGTTGTAGTACGTGCAGCGGGTGTCGAGGCAGAGGTTGCCGCCCAGCGTGCCCATGTTGCGGATCTGCGGGGTCGCGACCGCGCCGGCCGCGCGGGCCAGCGCGGGGTAGCGCCGCTGCAGCACCCTGTCGGCCGCAACCTCCGCGAGACGCACCGCGCTCCCGATCGCCGGAGCGTCTCCTCTGCCGATCCGCCTCAGGTCCCGGAGGTGCCGGATGCCGATCAGCAGCGCCGGCGTCTGCTGGCGGCGCTTCATGTTCGGCACCAGGTCCGTGCCGCCGGCGATCAGCATCGCGTTCTCCCCGCCGTCGCGCAGCGCGCGCGCCGCGTCCTTCACCGATCGCGCTGCGTGGTAGCGGAAGTCCGGCGCCCGCATCATACCTTGACCCCGGCGGTGCCGGAGTGGTGCGTCGGCAGCGCGTCGCGGGACGTGTCCCGCTCGTTCGTCGCCTTGCCGTCGCCGCCTTCCCAGGGCGGCGGAACCACCAGGGCTTCGGGCCACGGCACCGCCGGGAAGGACGACGGACCCACGCGCGCCGGCTTGCCCTTGGCCTTCGCGTCCAGCCCGTGGAGCACCAGCTCCGGCGTGATGGGCACCTGGTCCACGCGCACGCCGACCGCGTCGAAGACCGCGTTCGCCACCGCTGGCGCGATGGGCAGCAGCGGCCCCTGGCCGACCTCTTTCGCCCCGAACGGGCCGCTGGGATCGGGGTCCTCGACGAAGTAGGTGACCACCTCGGGCATCTCGAGCGAGGTTGGGCTCTTGTACTCCAGGATCGAAGGGATCTTGTGCACCAGCGCGGCGGAGAGGCGCGGCGGCAGCCGGCGGAACGCCTGCTCCTCCATCAGCGCCTCACCCAAGCCCATGTAGACGCCGCCCTCCACCTGCCCGCGGGCCAGCACCGGATTCAAGACCCGGCCGATGTCGTGTCCGATCCAGACCTTGGGCACGCGCACCCAGCCGGTCGCGGGATCCACCTCCACCTCGACCACGGCCGCGCTGTACGAGTACGCCACCGAGGGGCCGACCCCGCCGCCCCGGTAGCGTGCCGCGCTTCGGGGCGGGCGGTAGGAACCGGTGGTGCCGAGAGTGCCGTGCTCGGCCTCCGCCGCCACCACCGCCTCCTGGAACGTCATGCCCGCCGACGGATTCTCGACGTCGAAGACCCGCCGCTCCGCGAACGCGAGCCGCACGGCCGGCAGCCCGAGCTTCCGGGCGGCGGCCTCCGCCAGGATCACCCGGGCCCGCTCCGCCGCCTGGATGGCCGCGTTGCCCATCATCAGGGTCACCCGGCTCGAGTAGGAGCCCAGGTCCACCGGGGTGAGATCGGTGTCGCCGGTCACGAGCCGCACGTCGTCCGTCCCCAGCCCCAGCACCTCGGCGACGATCGCGGCCAGGACGTCGTCCGATCCCTGGCCGATCTCGGTGGCGCCGCAGAACGCGGTCACCCGGCCCGAGCGGTCGAGCTGGAGCTGCACCCCCGAGTGCGGCATCTCGTTCCAGTAGATCGGCAGGCCGGCGCCGCACAGGTACGACGAGCACGCGAGGCCCAGGCCGCGTCCCCGGGGCAGGCGGCCGCGGCGCTCGCGCCACCCGGAGCCCTCGACGACCCGCTCGATGCACGCCCGCAGTCCCATCGAGCCGATCCTGAGCCAGTTCGCGGTGACCGAGTTGGCGGGCGCGAGCTGCTGCAGCCGCAGCTCGGCCGGGTCCCGGCCCAGGGCGACGGCGATCTTGTCGAGCTGCACTTCCTGCGCGAACCGCGGCTGCGGCGTGCCGTGTCCCCGCTTGGGACCGCACGGCGGCTTGTTGGTGAAGGTGCGGCACGCCCGGAACCGGTAGCGCGGCACGTGGTAGGTCACGGTCTGCAGCTGGCCGGTATACAGCGTCGAGGCCGGCCCGTAGCTCCCGTAGGCCCCGCCGTCCAGCAGCGTCTCGAGGTCCATCGCCGCGATCGCGCCGTCCGGACCGACGCCGGTCCTCAGCCGCATCAGGACCGGATGCCGCCCGCGATGGGCGTAGAACACCTCTTCGCGGGTCAGGGTGATCTTGACCGGGCGGCCGGTGAGGAGTGCGGCCTTCGCCGCGACGATCTCGTGGTTGAACGGATCGCTCTTCCCGCCGAAGCCGCCGCCGTTCGGCGTCGCGATCACCCGGATCCGGTGCGCGGGCAGGCTCAGCGCCCGCGCCGCCTCCCGGTGCAGGTAATGCGGCGTCTGGGTGGACGACCACAGCGTCAGCCGGCCGTCGGCGTCGAGGGCCGCCACCGTCGCGTGCTGCTCGAGCGGCAGATGGGTGTTGCCCTCGTAGAAGAACACGTCCTCGAAGACGCGCTCGGCGCCGGCCAGGGCCGCCTCGACGTCGCCGAACGCGAAGTGCGCCAGGCGGTGGACGTTCGGCCCCTCGCCGTAGTCGTGGATGCGGGGCTCGGCCGTCCGCAGGGCCTCGGCCGGCGAGGCGATCGTGGCGAGCGGCTCGTAGCTCACCCGGATCAGGTCGAGCGCGTCCGCGGCGGACCGCTCGCTCCGGGCGACGACGGCCGCAACCGGATCGCCGACGTAGCGCACCTTGTCCCGGCACAGGGCGTACTCGTCCTGGCTCACCGGCATGATGCCGTAGGGGACGGGGAAGTCCGCGCCCGTGAGCACCAGGTGCACTCCGGGCGCCGCCCGCGCGGCCGACGCGTCGATGGCCCGGACGAGCGCGTGCGGATGTGGCGAGCGGAGCAGCTTGCCGTAGAGCATGCGCGGCAGCGCGACGTCGTCCGCGAAGCGCGTCTGGCCCGTGACCTTGGCGCGGGCGTCGACGCGGCGGCGGGCCCGGCCCACGACCTTCATGGCGCCGCCTCCGTGTCCGCCTGCTGCCGCGGCGGGCGGCGGCCCTCGGGTGTGCCCTGGGCGGCCGCGGCCGCCTCGACCGCCTCGAAGATCTGGAGGTAGCCGGTGCAGCGGCACAGGTTGCCGGACAACGCGTCCGCGATCTCGGCGCGGGTCGGATGCGGATTCCGCTCGAGCAGCGCCTGGGCGGTGACCAGGATGCCCGGCGTGCAATAGCCGCACTGGGCCGCCCCCTCGTCCGCGAACGCCGCCTGCAGCGCCGACAGCTCCGGCCCGCGGGCCAGTCCCTCGACCGTGGTGACGGCGACGCCCTCGCACTCGACCGCCAGCAGCAGGCACGAGAGGACCGGCTGCCCGTCCACCAGGACGGCGCAGGCGCCGCACTCCCCCAGCTCGCACCCGTGCTTGGTGCCGGTCAGGGCGAGATCCTCGCGCAGCACCTCGAGCAGCGTCTTGTAGCCGTCGAACATGACGTCGCGCTCCTCGCCGTTGACGGTGAGCGCGATCCGCGAGCGCCGGGAGTCTTCGCGTGGGCTCACGAGCGCAGTCCTCGCACCAGGTAGGCGGCGAACGCGTCGGCCACCGCGGCCGGCGGCTGGTCGCCCTCCGGCCGGTACCACCGCGCCGTCCAGTTCACCGCGCCCAGCAGGGCGCGCGTCACCAGCGTCGGGTCGCACGGCACGAACGCGCGCGAGCGCACCCCGTTCGCCACGATCCGCCGCACCGCGCCCTCGTAGCGGTCGCGCTTCGCCACGATCCGGGCCCGGAGACGGGTCGGCAGCGCCTCCACCTCGGTATGCGCCGCCGCCCCGTCCAGCTCGTCCAGCATGCACGCCACCTGGGCGCGCACCACGGCCGCCAGCCGCTCTGCCGGGCTCAGCCTGCCCGCCCGGACCGCGCGGCAGGTCGCCAGCATCCGGTCGAGCGAGTGGTCCTGGCAGAAGTACAGCAGCTCGTGCTTGCTCTTGAAGTAGTAGTACAGGTTGCCCGGCGAGAGGTCCGCGGCGGCGGCGATCTCGCGCATCCCGGTATCGGCGAAGCCGCGCCGCCGGAACACCCGCGCGGCCGCCCGCAGGATGGTCTGGCGCATCACCAGGGCACGCCGCCCGCGGCGGTCGAGCGGCGCTCCCGCCCGCCCGGCAGGGCTCGAACGCCTGTTTGACTTTCGAACCATCGTTCAACGATGGTCCGGCTCGACCGCGGCGTCAACCCCGGATGCGCAAGACGGCCCGGCCGGGGGGCCGGGCCGTCTGCCACGGGAAGGGACGACCTACGCCGCCGTCGCCTTCAGCGCCTCGATCTCGGCCACCGCCTTCTTCAGCGCGTCCAGGATCTTCTGCACCTTGGGATCGCCGGGGCCGGCGTGCCACGCCTCTCCGTACGCCAGCCTCGCCAGCCGGGCGAACACCTCGCTCAGCTCCCCCATCGATCCGCCGGCGAACCCGCGCACCGCGTCCCGCACCCGGCCGAGAATGTCGTCCAGCACGTCCTTGTGCTCCTCGAGGAACGCCTCGCCCTCGGGCGTGATGTGATAGACCTTCTTCCCCTCCGTCTCCACGGCGCGCACGTACCCCTGGTCCTCGAGCAGCTGGAGCGTCGGATAGATCGTACCCGCCGACGGCGAGTACCAGCCGCCCATCTTCTCCTCGAGCGCCTTGATGACCTCGTAGCCGTGCCGCGGCTTCTCCTTGAGGAGCCGCAGGATCACGTACTTGACCTCACCCGACTCGAACACCTGCTGCCGCATCCGGCGCCGCGGCCCCCGCATGCCCTCGGGCCCGCAGAACGCCCAGAACCGCGGTCCGAAGCCACCCGCGAAGAACCTCCCGAACGGCCAGTCTTCGTTGTCCCTGCTCATCTTCGCCTCCATAGCATTAGATACATCGTACGCTATATCGTACGTCATAGCGCACGATATGTCAAGTCCACCCGCCTGCCGCACGGCAACCGGGCCGCCCAAGCTGCGGCGGCCCGGTACCGGCGAGCTCAGCGACCCGGCGTCAGCCGATGGCCCACGGCCACGGCCAGCCCGTGTTCGCGATGATGTAGAGCATCGCGCCCGCCAGGGTGATGTTCTTCCAGAACTGGGCCCGCTGGGAGCCGCGCTGCATCGGATCGGTCTCGCGCCAGAAGCCGTGCATCCAGAACGCCACGACGACGAGGAACACGAACAGCAAGGCGGCGCCGATGCGGGGATGGAACCCCAGCAGCAGGCTGAGCCCCCCGCCGAGCAGCATGAAGCCCGTGCCCACGACGGCCGCTTCCGGCAGGGGCACGCCGGCGCCTTTCGCATACGCGCCCATCGCCTTCACCTGGGTGAAGTGCGCGTAGGCCGACTGCAGGAACATCCAGCTGAGCAGAACGCGCGCGGCCAGCTGCAGGCCATCCGCATACGTCATGGCGACCTCCCTGGGGTCCGTGCCTCCTGGTGCCGGATTCCTCCCGACCTGGTACCCCGGGGCCGTCCGGGCGGCCCCGCTTCCCTCCAGGAACAAAACACGGCGCCCGCATCGCCGCGAGCGCCGTGGCACGAAACGCCGCTGGCCTGCGCGAGTGTCAGGTCAGGTCTCGACCTTGTGAGTGCCCGCCCCCGGCGCGGCCGCGGGGAACGGGAGCTTGAACCTGATGTCCGGGAAGCTCTGCTGCCCGTCGAATCCGGGCATCGCCGGCAGCATCGGGAAGTCGAAGTCGAACGCGTCCGGGGTGACCGTCCACGCCCGCTTCCGCCGCTCGGGCATCTTCCCGTTCACCGTGACGTGCCGCTTCATCCGCATCACGTCGAACGTCACGGTCTCGTTCGGCTCGTACGTGCCGAGGATTCGCAGCGCGTGCGCGGGATTGAGTGGCTTCCGGCCGCCGATGGCCAGGATCACGTCGCCACTCCTCAGGCCGAGGGTGGAGTCGTCACCGACGTTGGTCACCAGCAACCCCTCGGAGGTGCCGAAGTACTCCCCGAGACCGGGGTTGACCTTCACCAGCTCCATGTCGGCGAACGGGCCGCCGCTGAACATGAAGGTCGTCATCGGGCCAGTGGGAACGCGATCCCTCATGATCCCGACGCGAGGCTCGACCCGGAACGACCGCATCGCCTCGTCCATGCCGGACTCGCCCGCCACGACCGTGACGTTCACCGTCTGGCGGCCACGTCGCAGCTCGAGCCGGACCGAGTCACCCGGATCGAGACGCGAGGCCATCTCGATGAGCCGCATCCCGGGCCGGGACTGGTTCTCCTCCTCGTCGCCATCCCCGCCCGTGGCGCGGCGCACCAGTGCGGTGCCGTTGAAGCGCACCACCAGGTCGCCGACCTGGACGCCGGCCTTGCCCGCCGCGCTGCCCGTCGTCAGGCCTGCCACTCGCGCACCGATGGAATCGCGCGCCGGGTCGGCCGTGAGATCCACCAGGATCCCGAGGCGGCCCCGCTGGAACGACTCCACGCCCGCGCCCCGCGGACCGTAGAAGTACGAGAAGCCGTGCTCGCGGACCCGGGCCGTGTCGCGCTCAGAGGGCACGTCCTGCGCCGCCGCAGGGACGGCCACGGCCGCCAGGAGCACGAGTGAGAGAAACCGCCGCATACCTTCCGCTCCCTTCGATTTAGAGTCCTGCCACGCTGGCGCGGGTCTCGTGCACGTCCACCAGCGCCGAGAGAAGCCCCGCCCGCTGCTTCCACAGTCCCGCCACGCGCTCCGGACTGCCGCGCCAGGTCGACGTGTCGTTCAACGCGGCGTCCACCTGCGCCAGCTGGTCCTCCAGATCAGCCACCACGCTCGCGGCCTGCCCGCTCAACGCCCGCCGGTCCGGATGCAGCGACTCGAACATCTGCTCCATCGCCGCCGACTCGGCCATCGCCTGCTGCAGCGCGACGTCCTCCGGCGCGGGGCTGGCCGTGCGATGCAGGACGGCGAACCCGATCACCACGACCGCGGCCGCCGCCGCCACGCCCGACCACGCCGAGAACCGCCGCCGCCGGCGCTCCCTCAGGGCCGCCTCCCGCACCACCGGCCATACGTCGCGCGGCGGCGCGAACGACGGGAGCGCCCGGAGCCCCGCGCGCACCTGCTCGAGCCGCTGCAGCTCCGCTGCGCAGCCCGGACACGACGCGGCGTGCTCCCGCGCCCAGCCGCTGCCCTCTCCGTCCCGCACCGCGAGCAGCTCTTCGACCGTCGCGTGCCGCGTTTCGCTCATTGCTCCGCTCCTGCGCCGAGCCACCGACGCAGCCGCTCGTGCGCGCGGGCCAGCTGGGACTTCGAAAAGCTCGTCGTCATCCCCATCAGCTCGGCAATCTCCTCGTGCGTGTACCCCTCGACGTCGTGCAGCCACACCACCGCCCGCGACCGCTCCGGGAGCCGCGCCAGCGCCGCTTCCAGATCCATCTGCAGCGGCACGTCCTCGGCCTGGCGCGCGACGTCGTCGTCCAGTGGCTCCCACGCCCGCAGCTTCTCGCGCCGGTACCGCATCAGCGCTTTGCTCGCCGCGATGGTGCGGATCCAGCCCCACAGGCTGCCCTCACCCCGCCACTGCTTCAGCGACCGGCAGACCTCGAGGAAGGTCTCCTGCAGCACGTCCTCGGCGTCGTCGGCGCCGCGCGTGAGCCGCCGCGCGAGCGTGTACACCGGCCGCTCGTAGGCGCGGCACAACTGCTCCAGGGCCGCGAAGTCGCCGGCCCGGGCCCGTGCCACGAGGCTCTTGGCCTCGGCGAGCGGGAGCGTGTCCGCCATCACGGCCACAGTGGGGGGATGTGTGAGAGCGACGGAAGGTCGCAGACGGCTGAGAGACGTGAGGGGTGAGACGTGAGACGTTCACCTGAGACGTGAGAAGCCGCTAGCGTGAGAGGAGAGCAGGCGCTCAACTCGCCCTCACGCAAGTCGTGTCACACCACCAGGTTGACGAGACGGTCCGGGACGAAGACCACCTTCTTGGGCTGGGTCCCGGAGGTGAATTTCAGCACCGCCGGGTCGGCCAGCGCCGTCTTGACGACCGCCTCCTCGCCCGCGCCCCGCGGCAGCCGCAGGCGGCTTCGCACCTTGCCGTTGACCTGCACGACGAGCTCGACCTGTTCCGCCACGGCGAGCGCCGCGTCGAAGCTCGGCCACCGGGCCTCCATGACGGAGGTCGTGCCGCCGAGCCGCTCCCAGCACTCCTCGGCGAAATGCGGGGCGTAGGGAGCGAGCAGGATCGCGAGCGGGGCCATCAGGGCCCGGGTGGCGCGGCCGTCCCGCAGCGCGTTGACGTACTCCATCATCGCCGCGATGGCGGTGTTGTAGGAAAGCGACTCGGTGTCCTCGGTGACGCGCTGGATGGTCCGATGCATCATGCGGACCACCTCCGGCGAAGCCTCCGCTTCCGCCTTCGCCGTCTGCGCAACTCCATCCGTCAGTGCCCACACCTTGTCCAGGAAGCGGCGGATGCCGTTGATCCCGGCGTCGCGGAAGTCGCCGCCCTCCTGGTACGGGCCGAGGAACATGAGGTACATGCGGAAGGTGTCGGCGCCCCACCGGTCGACGTACGCGTCCGGATTCACCACGTTGCCGCGCGACTTGGACATCTTCGCGCCGTCCTTGATGATCGTGCCGTGCGCCCGGAAGCGGCGGAACGGCTCGTCGAACGGCACGAGCCCGAGGTCGTGCAGCGCCATCGTGATGAAGCGCGCGTACATCAGGTGCAGCACCGCGTGCTCGTTGCCGCCGATGTAGGAGGCGACGGGCAGCCACTTGCGCGTCAGCCCGGCGTCGAACGCCACGTCCTCGCGGTCCGCGGAGGGATAGCGCAGGAAGTACCAGGCGGAGTCGAGAAACGTGTCGGACACGTCGGTCTCGCGCCGCGCCATCCCCCCGCACTTGGGGCAGGGCACGCGGTACCACGATTCCAGCCGCGCCAGCGGCGAAACGCCCGAGTCGTCCGGGCGGAAATCCTCCAGCGCCGGGAGCACGACGGGCAGGTCCTGCTCGGGCACCGGGACGGTGCCGCAGGCGTCGCAGTAGATGATCGGAATCGGCGGGCCCCAGTAGCGTTGCCGGGAGATGCACCAGTCGTGGAGCCGGTAGTTCACGACCGGCTTCCCGAGGCCCTTGGACTCCAGCATCGCCGCGATGGCGCGTCCGGCCTCGCGCCACGGCATCCCGTCGAAGCCCGGGCTGTTGACCAGGCGGCCATCGGGAACGTCGGGCTCGGCGGCGGCGAGGGGCGTCGAGGCGTCCTGCCCCGTTCCCGCCACCACGCGCACGCACGGCAGCCGCATCGCGGCCGCGAACTCGAAATCGCGCTCGTCGTGGCCCGGCACCGCCATGATCGCGCCCGTCCCGTACTCCATCAGGACGTAGTCCGCGATCCACACGGGCACGGCCGTGCCGGTCGCCGGGTTGCGCGCATAGGAACCGGTGAACACGCCGGTCTTGGCCTTGTCGCCCACCTTCCGCGAGACCAGGTCCATCGCCGCGACCTTGCGCCGGTAGGCCTGCACGTCGCTGCGCTGCTCCGCGGTGGTCAGGTCGGCGACCATCGGGTGCTCCGGCGCGAGAACCAGGTAGGTCGCCCCGAAAAGGGTGTCCGGCCGGGTCGTGAACACTGTGATGCGCCGGCCGGCCGGCGTCTCGAAGACCAGCTCCGCGCCATCGGAGCGCCCGATCCAGTTCGCCTGGATGGTGCGGGTCGAATGCGACCAGTCGGCCGTCTCGAGGTGCTCGAGCAGCCGCTGGGCGTAGCGGCTGATGGTGAAGAACCACTGGTCCAGCATCCGCTGCTCGACCCGGACGTCCGGATGGCGCTCGCAGAAGCCGCCGATCACCTGCTCGTTGGCCAAGACGGTCTTGCAGGCCGGGCACCAGTTCACGGCGGCGCGCCGCTTGACGGCCAGGCCGGCGCGGTAGAGCTGCAGGAAGATCCACTGCGTCCACCGGTAGTACCGGGGATCGGTGGTCTGCACCTCGTAGCGCCAGTCCGCCATCAGGCCGATCCGCTTCAGCTGGGCGCGGAACCGCTCGATGTTGCGGGGAATCAGCTCCGCCGGATGGCTGCCGACCTTGAGCGCGAAGTTCTCGGAGTGGATCCCGAAGGCGTCGAAGCCCAGCGGCTCGAAGACGTCGCTGCCCGCGAGCCGCCGGTAGCGGCCGTGGATGTCGGCGCCGACGAACGCGAAGACGTTCCCGACGTGTAGCCCCTCGGCCGAGGGGTAGGGGAACATCATCAGGTTGAAGTACGGCCGTGCGGCGCCGGCGAGGTCGGCGTGGTTGGTGCCACCCTCCTCCCACCGCCGCTGCCATTTCCGTTCGACGCTCTGCGGATCGTATGCGGTCGGGTCGGAATTCGGCATAGCGTTGAAAGATAGTGGCTTGCGGCCGTCCCGAGCCATCCCTACCTTAGCGCCGGCCTTCATGTCCGAGAGCCCGACTCCAGCCCCGCGCCTCCGCGCGCGCAGCCTCCAACGCACCATCGTCTCGGCGGGCGTCCTCACGGCGATCGTCGTCCTGACGGTCGTCTCGCTGCTGGCGTGGCGCGCCGCGCGGAGCTACCTCGCGCGCGACGCCGACGTGCGTCTGTCCGACATCGCGCAACGGGCGGCCGCGCTGGTGGGCCTGTACCTGCGCGAGCGCCGCGCCGAGCTCGACCTCGTCGCGGGCAGTCCGGCGATCGTCGCGGCGGCGCAGGCCGCCGACGCCGAAGCCGCCCAGCGCGGGCTCGCGGGCCGCCGGCCGGAGGAGGTCGAGCGCGCCTTCGCGGCGACCCGCTCACTGGGCGCCAGTCCCGTCGTGGCGGCCTACCTGCGCTCGCTGGAGGTCCGCTCCGACTTCGCCGACCTGCTGCTGACCGAGTCGCACGGCTTCGTCGTCGCAGCGTCCCGGCCCCAGCCACGGTTCGGCAACGCGACCCAGGATTGGTGGCAGCGGGCCTTCCGCGCCGGCTCGTACCAGGGCGTCCCGGCCCTCGACGAGCGGGCGCGCGCCGTGACGCTCCGGATGGCCACCGCCGTTCCGCCCCAGGGCGCACGGCGCGTCGGCGTGCTCGGCGCGGCATTCGGGCTGAGCACGCTCGCGCGCCTGGTCGCGTCGTCCGACGCGCGGCTCAATGCCCAGGTCCAGGTGGTCGACCGCGCCGGCCGGCTCGTGATCGGCCGCGACTCCTCCGAGCTGCTCCGCCTGCTGCCCGAGATCGACGCCTTGCGGCTGTCGGACACGGTGGAGTACGCCACGCTCCAAGTCCCCGACCGCGAGAGCGAGCGCGTCGCCACCGCCCGGGCCTGGCCCGTGGAGTGGTGGGTCGTGGTCCGGCAGCCGGTGTCCGTGGCGTACCGGTCGGTGGACGAGCTCGGCCGGCTGCTGCTGGTCGCGGCGCTGCTGCTGCTGGTCGTCGGCGTGGCGGCGCTGGCGTCGGGCGGGACCTGGCTCAACCGGCGCGTCACCGTGCCGGTCGAGCGGATGGCGGCGGCGGCGACCGCGGTCGCCGAGGGCGATCTGTCGCGCGAGATGGACGTGTCCGTCGGCACCAGCGAGGTGCTGCACCTCGGCACCGCGCTCGCGACGATGCTCGAGTCGCTGCGCCGCCTGGTGGGGGCCATCCGCGCCGCGGCCGACGAGGCGGCGGCGATGGCGGCGCAGATCAGCGCCTCCACCCAGCAGATGTCGGCCAGCGGCGCGGAGATGGCGGGTACGACCCACGACCTGTCGCAGCGCGCCCAGGATCAGGCGGCCATCGTGAAGGCCACCGCGGGCGACGCCACCA is a window from the Gemmatimonadales bacterium genome containing:
- a CDS encoding FAD binding domain-containing protein, which codes for MMRAPDFRYHAARSVKDAARALRDGGENAMLIAGGTDLVPNMKRRQQTPALLIGIRHLRDLRRIGRGDAPAIGSAVRLAEVAADRVLQRRYPALARAAGAVATPQIRNMGTLGGNLCLDTRCTYYNQSHEWRQAINFCMKAPGATGGHACSSPTGDAICWVATSSPRCWAVSSTDTAPALIALGARVTLVSAEGEREIALSELYANDGMAYLTRRPDEILTAVRLAPAEPGWRSTYWKLRRRGSFDFPVLSVAAAVRFGSAGEVAEARVVLGAVASRPVLVPESAALVGGRLSDDAIEGVAAAAAGHATPLDNTDLAYAWRKKMVRRYVGGALRELGAEAS
- a CDS encoding molybdopterin cofactor-binding domain-containing protein — protein: MKVVGRARRRVDARAKVTGQTRFADDVALPRMLYGKLLRSPHPHALVRAIDASAARAAPGVHLVLTGADFPVPYGIMPVSQDEYALCRDKVRYVGDPVAAVVARSERSAADALDLIRVSYEPLATIASPAEALRTAEPRIHDYGEGPNVHRLAHFAFGDVEAALAGAERVFEDVFFYEGNTHLPLEQHATVAALDADGRLTLWSSTQTPHYLHREAARALSLPAHRIRVIATPNGGGFGGKSDPFNHEIVAAKAALLTGRPVKITLTREEVFYAHRGRHPVLMRLRTGVGPDGAIAAMDLETLLDGGAYGSYGPASTLYTGQLQTVTYHVPRYRFRACRTFTNKPPCGPKRGHGTPQPRFAQEVQLDKIAVALGRDPAELRLQQLAPANSVTANWLRIGSMGLRACIERVVEGSGWRERRGRLPRGRGLGLACSSYLCGAGLPIYWNEMPHSGVQLQLDRSGRVTAFCGATEIGQGSDDVLAAIVAEVLGLGTDDVRLVTGDTDLTPVDLGSYSSRVTLMMGNAAIQAAERARVILAEAAARKLGLPAVRLAFAERRVFDVENPSAGMTFQEAVVAAEAEHGTLGTTGSYRPPRSAARYRGGGVGPSVAYSYSAAVVEVEVDPATGWVRVPKVWIGHDIGRVLNPVLARGQVEGGVYMGLGEALMEEQAFRRLPPRLSAALVHKIPSILEYKSPTSLEMPEVVTYFVEDPDPSGPFGAKEVGQGPLLPIAPAVANAVFDAVGVRVDQVPITPELVLHGLDAKAKGKPARVGPSSFPAVPWPEALVVPPPWEGGDGKATNERDTSRDALPTHHSGTAGVKV
- a CDS encoding (2Fe-2S)-binding protein, translated to MSPREDSRRSRIALTVNGEERDVMFDGYKTLLEVLREDLALTGTKHGCELGECGACAVLVDGQPVLSCLLLAVECEGVAVTTVEGLARGPELSALQAAFADEGAAQCGYCTPGILVTAQALLERNPHPTRAEIADALSGNLCRCTGYLQIFEAVEAAAAAQGTPEGRRPPRQQADTEAAP
- a CDS encoding TetR/AcrR family transcriptional regulator, producing the protein MRQTILRAAARVFRRRGFADTGMREIAAAADLSPGNLYYYFKSKHELLYFCQDHSLDRMLATCRAVRAGRLSPAERLAAVVRAQVACMLDELDGAAAHTEVEALPTRLRARIVAKRDRYEGAVRRIVANGVRSRAFVPCDPTLVTRALLGAVNWTARWYRPEGDQPPAAVADAFAAYLVRGLRS
- a CDS encoding PadR family transcriptional regulator; the encoded protein is MSRDNEDWPFGRFFAGGFGPRFWAFCGPEGMRGPRRRMRQQVFESGEVKYVILRLLKEKPRHGYEVIKALEEKMGGWYSPSAGTIYPTLQLLEDQGYVRAVETEGKKVYHITPEGEAFLEEHKDVLDDILGRVRDAVRGFAGGSMGELSEVFARLARLAYGEAWHAGPGDPKVQKILDALKKAVAEIEALKATAA
- a CDS encoding DoxX family protein, which encodes MTYADGLQLAARVLLSWMFLQSAYAHFTQVKAMGAYAKGAGVPLPEAAVVGTGFMLLGGGLSLLLGFHPRIGAALLFVFLVVVAFWMHGFWRETDPMQRGSQRAQFWKNITLAGAMLYIIANTGWPWPWAIG
- a CDS encoding sigma-70 family RNA polymerase sigma factor, which codes for MADTLPLAEAKSLVARARAGDFAALEQLCRAYERPVYTLARRLTRGADDAEDVLQETFLEVCRSLKQWRGEGSLWGWIRTIAASKALMRYRREKLRAWEPLDDDVARQAEDVPLQMDLEAALARLPERSRAVVWLHDVEGYTHEEIAELMGMTTSFSKSQLARAHERLRRWLGAGAEQ
- the leuS gene encoding leucine--tRNA ligase, which encodes MPNSDPTAYDPQSVERKWQRRWEEGGTNHADLAGAARPYFNLMMFPYPSAEGLHVGNVFAFVGADIHGRYRRLAGSDVFEPLGFDAFGIHSENFALKVGSHPAELIPRNIERFRAQLKRIGLMADWRYEVQTTDPRYYRWTQWIFLQLYRAGLAVKRRAAVNWCPACKTVLANEQVIGGFCERHPDVRVEQRMLDQWFFTISRYAQRLLEHLETADWSHSTRTIQANWIGRSDGAELVFETPAGRRITVFTTRPDTLFGATYLVLAPEHPMVADLTTAEQRSDVQAYRRKVAAMDLVSRKVGDKAKTGVFTGSYARNPATGTAVPVWIADYVLMEYGTGAIMAVPGHDERDFEFAAAMRLPCVRVVAGTGQDASTPLAAAEPDVPDGRLVNSPGFDGMPWREAGRAIAAMLESKGLGKPVVNYRLHDWCISRQRYWGPPIPIIYCDACGTVPVPEQDLPVVLPALEDFRPDDSGVSPLARLESWYRVPCPKCGGMARRETDVSDTFLDSAWYFLRYPSADREDVAFDAGLTRKWLPVASYIGGNEHAVLHLMYARFITMALHDLGLVPFDEPFRRFRAHGTIIKDGAKMSKSRGNVVNPDAYVDRWGADTFRMYLMFLGPYQEGGDFRDAGINGIRRFLDKVWALTDGVAQTAKAEAEASPEVVRMMHRTIQRVTEDTESLSYNTAIAAMMEYVNALRDGRATRALMAPLAILLAPYAPHFAEECWERLGGTTSVMEARWPSFDAALAVAEQVELVVQVNGKVRSRLRLPRGAGEEAVVKTALADPAVLKFTSGTQPKKVVFVPDRLVNLVV